From the genome of Deinococcus depolymerans, one region includes:
- a CDS encoding GNAT family N-acetyltransferase: MNVTPLALHHAPLLHTLYSSAPGYFALISTRVPSASEVQRDVEIALLDPRRSLELVYDDHGELVGSLDCKRDYPEPGDLTINLLLIREDRQSQGLGEQAVRHLETHAPPGTTRILASVLGDNPRGARFWERLGYSFTLDARPVMSWYARPLSRPPLTGPGAPLTVASD, translated from the coding sequence TTGAACGTAACGCCGCTGGCGCTGCATCACGCGCCGCTGCTTCACACGCTGTACTCGTCCGCCCCCGGTTACTTCGCCCTGATCAGCACGCGCGTGCCCTCGGCCAGCGAGGTGCAGCGGGACGTGGAGATCGCCCTGCTCGACCCGCGCCGCTCGCTGGAACTGGTGTACGACGATCACGGCGAACTGGTCGGCAGCCTGGACTGCAAACGCGATTACCCGGAACCCGGCGACCTGACCATCAACCTGCTGCTGATCCGCGAGGACCGGCAGTCGCAGGGCCTCGGGGAACAGGCGGTGCGGCACCTGGAGACGCACGCGCCGCCCGGCACGACCCGCATCCTGGCGAGCGTGCTGGGCGACAACCCGCGCGGCGCGCGCTTCTGGGAGCGGCTGGGGTACTCGTTCACGCTGGACGCCCGGCCCGTCATGAGCTGGTACGCCAGACCCCTGAGCCGCCCCCCGCTGACCGGCCCCGGCGCACCCCTGACGGTCGCGAGCGACTGA
- a CDS encoding tRNA-dihydrouridine synthase family protein → MSAPGFYASRLARPGAVLAPMAGYSDAPMRQLAAEQGALWTVSEMISARGLMGGGDTEKLNLGRPYPGEQERVVQLFGAESDVLAGAVARAEAWFQPAAIDLNMGCPVPKIRGKGGACLLQTPEVAYELVSAMRQATRLDVSAKIRLGWDHDRSVEVAQGLEAAGAALITVHGRTSAQRYTGQADWEAIARVAASVRVPVVGSGDILTPAQARERQRCGVAAVMIGRGAVGNPWIFRSLASGQDDLPDARTRALTALRHAELQTQFYNDDSGRLTLRPLRKVLPQYLPDYPHLRDELVQVVTVEDVRRVLSPLLSRPDTGRAAPLNLPA, encoded by the coding sequence ATGAGCGCTCCCGGTTTCTACGCTTCCCGACTCGCCCGTCCCGGCGCGGTCCTGGCTCCCATGGCGGGTTACAGTGACGCGCCCATGCGTCAACTCGCGGCCGAGCAGGGCGCCCTGTGGACCGTCAGCGAGATGATCAGCGCGCGCGGCCTGATGGGCGGCGGCGACACCGAGAAACTCAACCTGGGCCGCCCGTACCCGGGCGAGCAGGAGCGCGTGGTGCAGCTGTTCGGTGCGGAAAGTGACGTGCTGGCCGGCGCGGTCGCGCGCGCCGAGGCGTGGTTCCAGCCGGCCGCCATCGACCTGAACATGGGCTGCCCCGTCCCGAAGATCCGCGGCAAGGGCGGCGCGTGCCTGCTGCAGACGCCGGAAGTGGCCTATGAACTGGTGAGCGCCATGCGGCAGGCCACCCGCCTGGACGTGAGCGCCAAGATCCGCCTCGGGTGGGACCACGACCGCAGCGTGGAGGTCGCGCAGGGCCTGGAGGCCGCCGGGGCCGCGCTGATCACCGTGCACGGCCGCACCAGCGCCCAGCGGTACACCGGTCAGGCCGACTGGGAGGCCATCGCGCGCGTGGCGGCCAGCGTGCGCGTGCCCGTGGTGGGCAGCGGCGACATCCTGACGCCCGCCCAGGCCCGCGAGCGGCAGCGCTGCGGGGTGGCGGCCGTCATGATCGGGCGCGGCGCGGTCGGGAACCCCTGGATCTTCCGGTCACTTGCCAGCGGTCAGGACGACCTGCCGGACGCCCGCACCCGCGCCCTCACGGCGCTGCGGCACGCCGAGCTGCAGACGCAGTTCTACAACGACGACTCGGGCCGCCTGACGCTGCGGCCGCTGCGCAAGGTGCTGCCGCAGTACCTGCCGGACTACCCGCACCTGCGCGACGAGCTGGTGCAGGTGGTGACGGTCGAGGACGTGCGGCGCGTCCTGAGTCCGCTGCTGTCACGCCCGGACACCGGTCGGGCGGCGCCGCTGAACCTGCCGGCCTGA
- the rocF gene encoding arginase, translated as MNISILGIPMDLGAGRRGVDMGPSALRNAHLSRALRDLGHTVHDLGDVRVALPESVDKHEEGGLVFLDPILEACRAAAEQVAALPEGTFPLTLGGDHSVSMGTVTGNALRGNPAGERTGLIWVDAHTDYNTPQSSPSGNIHGMPVAHLTGLGDGRLSALGGGWHMRPEDIVMIGIRSVDTFERDLLREAGIKAYTMKEVDQLGITRIHEETMERLGHLKRLHVSFDADALDPGVCPGVGTPVPGGLTYREGHLLMELLSESGRVTSMDIVEVNPILDTRNQTAEVMVGMAASLLGQRIL; from the coding sequence ATGAACATCTCGATTCTCGGTATTCCCATGGATCTCGGTGCGGGTCGGCGCGGCGTGGACATGGGCCCCAGCGCCCTGCGCAACGCCCACCTGAGCCGCGCGCTGCGCGACCTGGGGCACACGGTCCATGACCTCGGGGACGTGCGCGTGGCGCTGCCCGAGAGCGTCGACAAGCACGAGGAGGGCGGCCTGGTGTTCCTCGATCCGATCCTGGAGGCCTGCCGGGCGGCTGCCGAGCAGGTCGCCGCGCTGCCGGAAGGGACCTTCCCGCTCACGCTGGGCGGCGACCACAGCGTCAGCATGGGGACCGTGACCGGCAACGCCCTGCGCGGCAACCCGGCCGGTGAACGCACGGGCCTGATCTGGGTGGACGCCCACACCGACTACAACACCCCCCAGAGCAGCCCCAGCGGGAACATTCACGGCATGCCCGTCGCGCACCTGACCGGTCTGGGAGACGGGCGCCTGAGCGCACTGGGCGGCGGGTGGCACATGCGTCCCGAGGACATCGTCATGATCGGCATCCGCAGCGTGGACACCTTCGAGCGTGACCTGCTGCGCGAGGCGGGCATCAAGGCGTACACCATGAAGGAGGTGGACCAGCTGGGGATCACCCGCATCCACGAGGAGACGATGGAGCGCCTGGGGCACCTGAAGCGCCTGCACGTCTCCTTCGACGCGGACGCCCTGGACCCCGGCGTGTGCCCCGGCGTGGGCACGCCCGTCCCCGGCGGCCTGACCTACCGCGAGGGGCACCTGCTGATGGAACTGCTGAGCGAATCGGGCCGCGTGACCAGCATGGACATCGTGGAGGTCAACCCGATCCTGGACACCCGCAACCAGACGGCCGAGGTCATGGTGGGCATGGCCGCCAGCCTGCTCGGCCAGCGCATCCTCTGA
- a CDS encoding glutamate ligase domain-containing protein, whose amino-acid sequence MNAEHADPARTPARPDYDWLYSRTRAGRARGPGGAAALLARLGDPQQAFRSVRVIGTNGKGSTCAMLEAGLIASGVRAGRFTSPHLTHFEERVRVDGADLSPARTDAFIRWAQTHAPDTAFFDLTLALACQEFARAGVEVAVMEAGVGGRSDATQTLTRVAATVITNVDLDHVGVLGGTVEAIAADKAGAAQAGVPLLTTATGAALDVIAAAAAQAGAPLHTPDTHPALFALPRPPRLEGPHQHRNAALAAATLRTLGYGPGVDAALNATHPARLERFQVDGRAVLIDGAHNPHATHALAAALRGTPVHTLLFGNLARKDTAATLAPLLPLTRQRVFTAPGDLATPPQELAAAHGGEATADMTAALARALALTPPGGTLLVTGSLYLAGHVRARVLAPDSHPT is encoded by the coding sequence GTGAACGCCGAGCACGCCGATCCCGCCCGCACCCCCGCACGCCCGGACTACGACTGGCTGTACTCGCGCACCCGCGCGGGCCGGGCACGCGGGCCGGGCGGCGCGGCGGCGCTGCTCGCGCGGCTGGGCGACCCGCAGCAGGCCTTCCGGAGCGTGCGGGTGATCGGCACGAACGGCAAGGGCAGCACCTGCGCGATGCTGGAGGCCGGCCTGATCGCCTCGGGCGTCCGGGCCGGGCGGTTCACCAGCCCGCACCTGACGCACTTCGAGGAACGGGTCCGGGTGGACGGCGCGGACCTCTCCCCCGCCCGCACGGACGCCTTCATCCGCTGGGCGCAGACGCACGCGCCGGACACGGCGTTCTTCGACCTGACGCTGGCCCTCGCCTGCCAGGAATTCGCGCGGGCCGGCGTGGAAGTCGCCGTGATGGAGGCCGGGGTGGGCGGCCGCAGCGACGCCACCCAGACCCTGACGCGCGTGGCGGCGACCGTCATCACGAACGTGGACCTGGACCACGTGGGCGTGCTGGGCGGCACCGTGGAGGCCATCGCCGCCGACAAGGCCGGCGCGGCGCAGGCCGGCGTGCCGCTGCTGACCACCGCGACCGGCGCGGCGCTGGACGTGATCGCCGCCGCCGCCGCGCAGGCCGGGGCGCCGCTGCACACCCCGGACACCCACCCCGCCCTGTTCGCGCTGCCGCGCCCGCCCCGCCTGGAAGGACCGCACCAGCACCGCAACGCCGCGCTGGCCGCCGCGACCCTGCGCACCCTGGGGTACGGGCCGGGCGTGGACGCCGCCCTGAACGCCACGCATCCCGCCCGCCTGGAACGCTTTCAGGTGGACGGCCGCGCGGTCCTGATCGACGGCGCGCACAACCCGCACGCCACCCACGCCCTGGCCGCCGCGCTGCGCGGCACGCCGGTCCACACGCTGCTGTTCGGGAACCTGGCCCGCAAGGACACCGCCGCCACCCTGGCCCCGCTGCTCCCCCTGACCCGGCAGCGGGTGTTCACCGCGCCCGGCGACCTCGCCACCCCCCCGCAGGAACTCGCGGCGGCGCACGGCGGCGAGGCCACTGCCGACATGACGGCCGCCCTGGCCCGCGCCCTGGCCCTCACCCCGCCCGGCGGCACCCTGCTCGTGACCGGCAGCCTGTACCTCGCCGGGCACGTCCGCGCGCGAGTGCTCGCCCCGGACAGCCACCCCACTTGA
- a CDS encoding nuclear transport factor 2 family protein, with the protein MTNDQRTGGRTTTGAFMAALQQAEATGDVSALLALHAPDVTLRNLTQQTWEGEAGARAFWETYLGNFKEIRSEFTRSHEAGGLGVMEWTASGRLRGGHPVEYRGVSLIDLSGGQVAAFRTYYDSAAFVVTPA; encoded by the coding sequence ATGACGAACGATCAGCGGACCGGCGGGCGGACCACCACAGGGGCGTTCATGGCGGCGTTGCAGCAGGCGGAGGCGACGGGGGACGTGTCGGCCCTGCTGGCGCTGCACGCGCCGGACGTGACGCTGCGCAACCTGACGCAGCAGACCTGGGAGGGCGAGGCGGGCGCGCGGGCGTTCTGGGAGACGTACCTGGGGAACTTCAAGGAGATCCGCAGCGAGTTCACGCGCAGCCACGAGGCAGGCGGGCTGGGGGTCATGGAGTGGACGGCGTCCGGCCGGCTGCGGGGCGGGCACCCGGTGGAGTACCGGGGCGTCAGCCTGATCGACCTGAGCGGCGGGCAGGTCGCGGCGTTCCGCACGTACTACGACAGCGCGGCGTTCGTGGTGACTCCCGCCTGA
- a CDS encoding GNAT family N-acetyltransferase: MVTADALNAVPDEVRTGRLLLRRPDPADARALVGAVNASLPELQRWMHWAQHPMTEDASRENLRAAAEKFDTRENLRYHVWNASGTELIGSSGYHALNWLVPRGEIGYWIATPHTGRGYAREVAQVLTDLALNTLRLRRLEIRCDPANERSARIPAALGYTLDAHLVNDDVDPRDHTRLRDTLIFSKVQ; this comes from the coding sequence ATGGTCACTGCCGACGCCCTGAACGCCGTTCCCGATGAAGTGCGCACCGGGCGCCTGCTGCTGCGCCGCCCCGACCCGGCCGACGCCCGCGCCCTGGTCGGAGCGGTGAACGCCTCGCTGCCCGAGTTGCAGCGCTGGATGCACTGGGCGCAGCACCCCATGACCGAGGACGCCTCACGCGAGAACCTGCGTGCAGCCGCCGAGAAGTTCGACACGCGCGAGAACCTGCGCTACCACGTCTGGAACGCCAGCGGCACCGAACTGATCGGCAGCAGCGGCTACCACGCCCTGAACTGGCTGGTTCCCCGCGGCGAGATCGGGTACTGGATCGCCACGCCCCACACCGGGCGCGGGTACGCCCGCGAGGTCGCGCAGGTCCTGACGGACCTCGCCCTGAACACCCTGCGCCTGCGCCGCCTGGAGATCCGCTGCGATCCCGCCAATGAACGCAGCGCCCGCATTCCCGCCGCGCTGGGCTACACCCTCGACGCGCACCTCGTGAATGACGACGTGGACCCCCGCGACCACACGCGCCTGCGCGACACGCTGATCTTCTCGAAGGTGCAGTAG
- the argB gene encoding acetylglutamate kinase — protein sequence MIVKYGGNAMKSLELRRAVAAEIAALRAEYPVVVVHGGGPVIERELAARGVPSEFRGGLRVTTPDAMDVVEMALCQLNKQLSQDVGGAVGLMGRDSGLLRAEVLDPGLGRVGRVTDVNAALLRTLLGAGITPVLGCVAVGPDGDALNVNADTAAGAVAGALNDGVVFLTDVDGVYRAYPDPASRAATLTRAEVDQGVAQGWIAGGMIPKVRAALDALDRGAPFAVIASGMQAGVLAAAARGEAGTRITP from the coding sequence GTGATCGTCAAGTACGGCGGGAATGCCATGAAGAGCCTGGAGTTGCGGCGCGCGGTCGCCGCCGAGATCGCGGCCCTGCGCGCCGAGTACCCGGTCGTGGTGGTCCACGGGGGCGGCCCGGTCATCGAGCGGGAACTCGCGGCGCGCGGCGTGCCCAGCGAATTCCGCGGCGGGCTGCGCGTGACGACCCCGGACGCCATGGACGTGGTCGAGATGGCCCTGTGCCAGCTGAACAAGCAGCTCTCGCAGGACGTGGGCGGCGCCGTGGGCCTGATGGGCCGCGACAGCGGCCTGCTGCGCGCCGAGGTCCTGGACCCCGGGCTGGGCCGGGTGGGCCGCGTGACGGACGTGAACGCCGCCCTGCTGCGCACCCTGCTGGGGGCCGGGATCACGCCCGTGCTGGGCTGCGTGGCGGTCGGCCCGGACGGGGACGCCCTGAACGTGAACGCCGACACCGCCGCCGGGGCCGTGGCGGGCGCCCTGAACGACGGCGTGGTGTTCCTGACGGACGTGGACGGCGTGTACCGCGCCTACCCCGACCCGGCCAGCCGCGCCGCGACCCTGACCCGCGCCGAGGTCGACCAGGGCGTCGCGCAGGGCTGGATCGCGGGCGGCATGATTCCCAAGGTGCGGGCCGCGCTCGACGCGCTGGACCGGGGCGCGCCGTTCGCGGTGATCGCCAGCGGCATGCAGGCCGGGGTGCTGGCCGCCGCCGCGCGCGGCGAGGCCGGCACGCGCATCACGCCCTGA
- the purE gene encoding 5-(carboxyamino)imidazole ribonucleotide mutase has product MRAVNDLAVQAAPRVGVVMGSRSDFETMGGALDVLRDLGVPYEVRVLSAHRTPALLPTYGARAERLNFACIIAGAGGAAHLPGMLAAFTRVPVLGVPVQSRALSGQDSLLSIVQMPAGVPVATFAIGAAGAKNAALFAAAMLATTDAAVGARLDAFRAAQTQGVLDDPFFDGHPQAGEA; this is encoded by the coding sequence ATGCGGGCCGTGAACGATCTTGCAGTCCAGGCCGCCCCCCGGGTGGGCGTCGTGATGGGAAGCCGCAGCGATTTCGAGACCATGGGGGGCGCGCTGGACGTCCTGCGGGACCTGGGCGTGCCGTACGAGGTGCGGGTGCTGTCCGCGCACCGCACCCCGGCGCTGCTGCCCACCTACGGCGCGCGGGCCGAGCGGCTGAATTTTGCGTGCATCATTGCGGGCGCGGGCGGCGCGGCGCACCTGCCGGGCATGCTGGCGGCGTTCACGCGCGTGCCGGTGCTGGGCGTGCCCGTGCAGTCCCGCGCCCTGTCGGGGCAGGACAGCCTGCTGAGCATCGTGCAGATGCCCGCCGGGGTTCCCGTGGCGACCTTCGCGATCGGCGCGGCGGGCGCGAAGAACGCCGCGCTGTTCGCCGCCGCGATGCTCGCCACGACCGACGCGGCGGTGGGCGCCCGCCTGGACGCCTTCCGTGCCGCGCAGACGCAGGGCGTGCTGGACGATCCGTTCTTCGACGGGCACCCGCAGGCGGGCGAGGCATGA
- a CDS encoding GNAT family N-acetyltransferase — MPALLSPRLLLLPLRRAVLERRLSGAGFSLPLPTPGGPQSVYFPPEWPGDPLPLFPVLLAELVGAQDEVDGTFVLVHRGHLSALGQLGVKGGVNGQGEQEIGYGLTPEARGRGYATEGVGALVTHLHGTGVTTVTAQTAITNPASGRVLQRTGFRLVGTAHSEQDGPLNLWAHT, encoded by the coding sequence GTGCCTGCGCTCTTGAGCCCCCGTTTACTTCTGCTGCCCCTGCGCCGTGCGGTGCTGGAACGCCGCCTGTCGGGCGCCGGGTTCTCCCTGCCGCTGCCCACGCCCGGCGGCCCGCAGAGCGTGTACTTTCCGCCGGAATGGCCGGGTGATCCGCTGCCGCTGTTCCCGGTGCTGCTGGCGGAACTGGTCGGCGCGCAGGACGAGGTGGACGGCACGTTCGTCCTGGTGCACCGGGGCCACCTGAGTGCGCTGGGGCAGCTGGGCGTGAAGGGCGGCGTGAACGGGCAGGGCGAGCAGGAGATCGGGTACGGCCTGACGCCCGAGGCGCGCGGGCGCGGCTACGCCACCGAGGGGGTGGGGGCGCTCGTGACGCACCTGCACGGGACAGGCGTGACGACCGTGACGGCGCAGACGGCGATCACGAATCCGGCCAGCGGCCGGGTCCTGCAACGGACCGGGTTCCGGCTGGTCGGCACGGCCCACAGCGAACAGGACGGCCCGCTGAATCTCTGGGCGCACACCTGA
- a CDS encoding VanW family protein — protein MKRLLTTLTLALVASAHAADFKLILKDEVSTIRKGELKTTPIVKSWPVPTAGVQASRKVGRLSTTITPILDRMEKDINARKPKPAVFRNVKGSWVATDQTGWTLDRAATKANLLKAILAGKDTAQVEVRRAVPDRNVKLLAQRGVLWHVATGTSSYAGSPDFREKNILVGAGKLDNFFIAPGHEFNFNEEIGQVDASTGFVKGFVISGGTLSKEDGGGICQVSTTVFRALYQAGLPITERHEHSHRVKYYDPVGYEATVYAPSKNLRMKNDTGQHLFIQAGWDTRAQTLRFDVFGANTGRTVTVSRPVITDFRAPANPSYTPDDRVAPGGRRLLDQPMQGMTSVITRTVKVKGKVVSRDTLRSVYKPWGAVYGVRPGDPRLK, from the coding sequence GTGAAGCGTCTCCTGACCACCCTGACCCTCGCCCTGGTCGCCTCGGCGCACGCGGCCGACTTCAAACTGATCCTGAAAGATGAGGTCAGCACCATCCGCAAGGGGGAGCTGAAGACCACGCCCATCGTGAAGTCCTGGCCGGTGCCGACCGCCGGGGTGCAGGCGTCCCGCAAGGTGGGGCGCCTGAGTACCACCATCACGCCCATCCTCGACCGGATGGAGAAGGACATCAACGCCCGCAAGCCCAAACCCGCCGTGTTCCGCAACGTGAAGGGCAGCTGGGTCGCCACCGACCAGACCGGCTGGACCCTGGACCGCGCCGCCACCAAGGCCAACCTCCTGAAAGCCATCCTGGCGGGCAAGGACACCGCGCAGGTCGAGGTCAGGCGCGCCGTGCCCGACCGCAACGTGAAGCTCCTCGCGCAGCGGGGCGTGCTGTGGCACGTCGCGACCGGCACGAGCAGCTACGCGGGCAGTCCCGACTTCCGCGAGAAGAACATCCTCGTCGGCGCGGGCAAACTGGACAACTTCTTCATCGCGCCCGGCCACGAATTCAACTTCAACGAGGAGATCGGTCAGGTCGACGCCAGCACCGGCTTCGTGAAGGGCTTCGTGATCAGCGGCGGCACCCTGAGCAAGGAGGACGGCGGCGGCATCTGCCAGGTCAGCACGACTGTCTTCCGCGCGCTGTACCAGGCGGGCCTGCCCATCACCGAACGCCACGAGCACAGCCACCGCGTGAAGTACTACGACCCTGTCGGCTACGAGGCCACCGTGTACGCCCCGAGCAAGAACCTGCGCATGAAGAACGACACCGGCCAGCACCTGTTCATCCAGGCGGGCTGGGACACCCGCGCCCAGACCCTGCGCTTCGACGTGTTCGGCGCGAACACCGGCCGCACCGTGACCGTCAGCCGACCCGTCATCACCGACTTCAGGGCCCCCGCCAACCCCAGCTACACCCCCGACGACCGCGTCGCGCCCGGTGGCCGCCGCCTGCTCGACCAGCCCATGCAGGGCATGACCAGCGTCATCACCCGCACGGTCAAGGTGAAGGGCAAGGTCGTCAGCAGGGACACCCTCAGGAGCGTCTACAAACCCTGGGGCGCCGTGTACGGCGTGAGGCCCGGCGACCCCCGACTGAAATAG
- a CDS encoding metallophosphoesterase family protein: MTHAPDPHPHAPEPAGRRLMLLADFVHPFVYREGFPQGVPPVDLVLAAGDLPGYYLEFLATKMTVPVVYVHGNHENEFVTEGERRVPPRGVIAAHGRVVEEAGLRVAGWGGAPRYRDTGHGQYTDAQARLGLARLAWLARRGVDILLTHAPPTGPHAGTDYAHRGCQSITRFMARRHPRLVVHGHIHEYEGRKLEYRDPVSGARVVNAYGYRLLDL, from the coding sequence ATGACCCACGCCCCCGACCCCCACCCCCACGCCCCTGAACCCGCGGGCAGACGCCTCATGCTGCTGGCGGACTTCGTGCATCCCTTCGTGTACCGCGAGGGTTTCCCGCAGGGTGTCCCGCCGGTGGATCTGGTGCTGGCCGCCGGGGACCTGCCCGGCTACTACCTGGAGTTCCTGGCCACCAAGATGACCGTGCCGGTCGTGTACGTGCACGGCAACCACGAGAACGAGTTCGTGACCGAGGGAGAGCGGCGCGTGCCGCCGCGCGGCGTGATCGCCGCGCACGGCCGCGTGGTCGAGGAGGCCGGCCTGCGCGTCGCCGGCTGGGGCGGCGCCCCCCGCTACCGGGACACGGGGCACGGGCAGTACACGGACGCCCAGGCGCGCCTGGGCCTGGCGCGGCTGGCGTGGCTGGCGCGGCGTGGCGTGGACATCCTGCTGACGCACGCCCCACCGACCGGTCCGCACGCGGGCACGGACTACGCCCACCGCGGCTGTCAGAGCATCACGCGGTTCATGGCCCGCCGGCACCCCCGGCTGGTCGTGCACGGCCACATCCACGAGTACGAGGGCCGCAAGCTGGAGTACCGCGACCCGGTCAGCGGCGCGCGGGTCGTGAACGCCTACGGCTACCGCCTGCTGGACCTCTGA
- the purK gene encoding 5-(carboxyamino)imidazole ribonucleotide synthase, which translates to MTTPGTTLGRDLTLGILGGGQLAQMLALAALPLGVRVTVLEPDPQAPARLCARHLHAPYTDPAGLDELAACDAVTLEFENIPVEALAALEGRVPVRPAGSLLARSKHRAREKRALRDAGATTAPFEVIEAEGDLDGALARVGGRGILKTSELGYDGKGQARVGSDAELRAAWDALGRVPCVLEGFVTFEREVSLAVARTPSGQVAFGPLVENVHRDGILRTSVYPAQVPDGTGARARELARAVADAWALEGLITLEFFVLPGGDLLVNEVAPRVHNSGHLTQDGGGLSQFEAQVRAVLDLPLADWAPLHPTAMLNVVGVDGPDGQPLEPDWAAIDAMSGTRVHLYHKAHRHGRKVGHVNLVAPDAATLRGRLAALAPLVP; encoded by the coding sequence ATGACCACGCCAGGCACCACGCTGGGCCGCGACCTGACGCTGGGCATCCTGGGCGGCGGGCAGCTGGCGCAGATGCTCGCGCTGGCCGCGCTGCCGCTGGGCGTGCGCGTGACCGTGCTGGAACCCGACCCGCAGGCCCCGGCGCGGCTGTGCGCCCGGCACCTGCACGCCCCGTACACCGACCCGGCCGGGCTGGACGAACTGGCCGCGTGCGACGCCGTGACGCTGGAATTCGAGAACATTCCCGTCGAGGCGCTCGCCGCGCTGGAGGGCCGCGTGCCGGTGCGCCCGGCAGGGTCGCTGCTGGCCCGCAGCAAGCACCGCGCCCGCGAGAAACGGGCCCTGCGGGACGCCGGGGCGACCACCGCGCCCTTCGAGGTCATCGAGGCCGAGGGAGACCTGGACGGTGCGCTGGCGCGGGTCGGGGGCCGGGGCATCCTGAAGACCAGCGAACTCGGGTACGACGGCAAGGGACAGGCCCGCGTGGGCAGCGACGCCGAGCTGCGGGCCGCCTGGGACGCCCTGGGCCGCGTACCGTGCGTGCTGGAGGGCTTCGTGACCTTCGAGCGTGAGGTGAGCCTCGCGGTGGCACGCACGCCGTCCGGGCAGGTGGCCTTCGGGCCGCTCGTCGAGAATGTTCACCGGGACGGCATCCTGCGCACCAGCGTGTACCCCGCCCAGGTCCCGGACGGCACCGGGGCCCGCGCCCGCGAGCTGGCCCGCGCCGTCGCGGACGCCTGGGCGCTGGAGGGCCTGATCACCCTGGAGTTCTTCGTGCTGCCCGGCGGCGACCTGCTGGTCAACGAGGTGGCGCCGCGCGTGCACAACAGCGGGCACCTCACGCAGGACGGCGGCGGCCTCAGCCAGTTCGAGGCGCAGGTGCGCGCCGTGCTGGACCTGCCGCTGGCCGACTGGGCGCCGCTGCATCCCACCGCCATGCTGAACGTGGTCGGCGTGGACGGCCCGGACGGGCAGCCCCTGGAACCCGACTGGGCCGCCATCGACGCCATGAGCGGCACGCGCGTGCACCTGTACCACAAGGCGCACCGCCACGGGCGCAAGGTGGGGCACGTGAACCTCGTCGCGCCGGATGCGGCCACCCTGCGCGGACGGCTCGCGGCGCTGGCCCCCCTGGTTCCCTAA
- a CDS encoding DinB family protein, protein MNVREYYSYLSAARAQLWNFLRALPPADLDRDLIESGDRFHSIKDLLLHVTDVEDHWVHGIVLGDSVQGQYPHDWVRPQAQQYDLNWILEYGREVNGRTTAFLASEPDLHRSVKLVQDDPASDTVTLDQLLWNVMTHEVRHTAQISLMIRQLGHTPPWLDYMRFARPQATPGQAGAPDADLASDGPGSEDLGLEDPADL, encoded by the coding sequence ATGAATGTACGCGAGTACTACTCCTACCTGTCTGCCGCACGAGCCCAGCTGTGGAACTTCCTGCGGGCGCTGCCGCCGGCCGACCTTGACCGCGACCTGATCGAAAGCGGCGACCGCTTTCACAGCATCAAGGATCTGCTGCTGCACGTCACGGACGTCGAGGACCACTGGGTCCACGGCATCGTGCTGGGCGACAGTGTGCAGGGGCAGTACCCGCACGACTGGGTGCGCCCTCAGGCGCAGCAGTACGACCTGAACTGGATCCTGGAGTATGGCCGCGAGGTCAACGGCCGCACCACCGCGTTCCTGGCGAGCGAACCCGACCTGCACCGCAGCGTGAAACTCGTGCAGGACGACCCCGCCAGCGACACCGTGACCCTGGACCAGCTGCTGTGGAACGTCATGACCCATGAGGTCCGCCACACCGCGCAGATCAGCCTGATGATCCGCCAGCTGGGCCACACCCCCCCGTGGCTGGACTACATGCGCTTCGCGCGGCCGCAGGCCACGCCCGGCCAGGCCGGCGCGCCGGACGCCGACCTGGCCAGCGACGGGCCGGGCAGCGAGGACCTGGGCCTGGAAGACCCGGCCGACCTGTAG